In Segatella copri, the DNA window CATGGCAACAGTTGACGACAAGAAGATCATCTTCTCAATGGTGGGCGTATCTAAGATTATCCCACAAAACCAGAAGCAGATTCTGAAGAACATCTACCTATCGTTCTTCTACGGAGCAAAAATCGGTATCATCGGTTTGAACGGTGCCGGTAAATCTACGTTGATGAAAATCATCGCAGGACTTGAGCAACCTACCCAGGGTGAGGTGGTTTGGAGCCCAGGCTACTCTGTGGGCTACTTGCCTCAGGATCCTCCGCTCGACGAGAACAAGACCGTGAAGGAAAACGTGATGGAGGGTGTGCAGAAAATCTATGATGCACTCGCTGAATACGAGGACATCAACAACAAATTCGGTCTCGAAGAATATTACGGAGACCCTGATAAGATGGACAAGCTGATGCAGCGTCAGGCAGAGGTGCAGGATATCATTGATGCAACCGATGCCTGGAACATCGACTCCAAGCTGGAGCGTGCGATGGCTGCCCTGCATTGTCCTCCTGGTGATTGGTCTGTTACCAATCTCTCGGGTGGTGAGCGCCGCCGCGTGGCTCTCTGCCGCCTGCTCCTGCAGAAGCCGGATGTACTCCTGCTCGATGAGCCTACCAACCACCTGGATGCTGAGAGCATCGACTGGCTGGAGCAGCACCTGCAGCAGTATGAGGGTACCGTAATCGCCGTAACCCACGACCGCTACTTCCTCGACGACGTGAGCGAGTGGATTCTGGAGTTGGACCGTGGCGAGGGTATTCCATGGAAGGGCAACTATTCTTCATGGCTCGACCAGAAGACCAAGCGAATGATTCAGGAGGAGAAGACTGCCTCTAAGCGCCGCAAGACATTGGAGCGCGAGTTGGAATGGGTTCGCATGGCACCTAAGGCCCGTCAGGCTAAGGGTAAGGCTCGTCTGAACTCTTACGAGCAGATGCTCAACCAGGAGCAGAAGGAGCGCGAGGAGAAGCTGGAAATCTTCATCCCTAACGGTCCTCGTCTGGGTAACAAGGTGATTGAGGCTCAGCATGTGAAGAAGGCGTTCGGCGAGAAAGTTCTCTTCAACGATCTCAACTTCATGCTTCCTCCTAACGGCATCGTAGGTGTGATTGGTCCTAACGGAGCCGGCAAGACTACCCTCTTCCGCCTCATTATGGGCTTGGATCAGGCTGATGGCGGTACATTCGAGGTTGGTGAGACCGTGAAGCTGGCTTATGTTGACCAGCAGCACAAGGACATCGACCCACAAAAGACCGTTTACGAGGTGATTTCTCAGGGCAACGAGACCTTGCGTCTGGGTGGCAGAGATGTGAATGCACGTGCTTACATCAGCCGCTTCAATTTCTCGGGCACCGACCAGAGCAAGCTCTGCAGCGTACTCTCGGGTGGTGAGCGCAACCGTCTGCAGTTGGCATTGGCATTGAAGCAGGAAGGCAACGTATTGCTCCTCGATGAGCCTACCAACGATATCGACGTGAACACGCTGCGTGCCTTGGAGGAAGGTTTGGAGGCATTTGCCGGTTGTGCGGTGGTTATCAGCCACGACCGCTGGTTCCTCGACCGTATCTGTACCCACATTCTTGCCTTCGAGGGCAATGGGGAGGTCTTCTTCTTTGAGGGCAGCTATTCTGAGTATGAAATCAACAAGGCGCGCCGTCTTGGAGATACAGAGATCAAGAAGGGTCGCTATCGCAAGTTGATGGAGGAATAAAGTTTCGAAAAAGATAAGAAGGACTCGGTTCTGAAACAATAAAAAACAAAAGAAAAGGTGTGTCTTTGCCTTAAGACACACCTTTTTTGTTTCTATGCAGCCGTTTTCAAAAGCTTTACCAGATGCAACCAGGACGTTCAGAAAACTGCGTCGCGACGTATCTGGCTGTACGTCGGGACATAACGATTATTACGTCGGGACGTATCAGATGCTACGTCGGGACGTAATTTCTTCTATGTCGTCAGTTAAATTGCAAAAAAACAAATGAAAAAGCCAAGCATTGAACCGAAAAAAAGGATTTTTGCTCAATGCTCTCTTAGTTTTCACCCCAAAATCCCTCTAAGACACCTATATTTCGCTGGTTTTTATGGCAATATATGGCAGATAAAACCGAAGAACAGAGAATTGCCATACACATAACAC includes these proteins:
- the ettA gene encoding energy-dependent translational throttle protein EttA; its protein translation is MATVDDKKIIFSMVGVSKIIPQNQKQILKNIYLSFFYGAKIGIIGLNGAGKSTLMKIIAGLEQPTQGEVVWSPGYSVGYLPQDPPLDENKTVKENVMEGVQKIYDALAEYEDINNKFGLEEYYGDPDKMDKLMQRQAEVQDIIDATDAWNIDSKLERAMAALHCPPGDWSVTNLSGGERRRVALCRLLLQKPDVLLLDEPTNHLDAESIDWLEQHLQQYEGTVIAVTHDRYFLDDVSEWILELDRGEGIPWKGNYSSWLDQKTKRMIQEEKTASKRRKTLERELEWVRMAPKARQAKGKARLNSYEQMLNQEQKEREEKLEIFIPNGPRLGNKVIEAQHVKKAFGEKVLFNDLNFMLPPNGIVGVIGPNGAGKTTLFRLIMGLDQADGGTFEVGETVKLAYVDQQHKDIDPQKTVYEVISQGNETLRLGGRDVNARAYISRFNFSGTDQSKLCSVLSGGERNRLQLALALKQEGNVLLLDEPTNDIDVNTLRALEEGLEAFAGCAVVISHDRWFLDRICTHILAFEGNGEVFFFEGSYSEYEINKARRLGDTEIKKGRYRKLMEE